From the Pomacea canaliculata isolate SZHN2017 linkage group LG14, ASM307304v1, whole genome shotgun sequence genome, one window contains:
- the LOC112554902 gene encoding uncharacterized protein LOC112554902, which yields MATGSWESKPPLPWSPPNHLRPLNNSTGESSVSSGSTVSSGCTENDPLPWSHHYHLKPLNGSTGEISLSSGSSNGSGLYSNPSFSINFHGSSPPSSDPCRKIPNTSDRTDCDVCIRETGAAQTENEGPSKPHRQDFLQPTKVQHQSDGPLL from the exons ATGGCTACTGGCTCATGGGAATCAAAG CCTCCCTTACCATGGTCACCACCGAACCATCTACGGCCACTGAACAACAGCACAGGAGAGTCAAGCGTGTCGTCAGGGTCCACTGTGTCTAGTGGTTGCACTGAAAAT GATCCCTTACCATGGtcacatcattatcatctgaAGCCACTCAACGGAAGCACAGGGGAGATAAGTCTGTCTTCTGGTTCTTCTAACGGCT cagGACTCTACAGTAACCCCAGTTTTAGCATAAACTTCCATGGGTCAAGTCCGCCGAGTTCCGATCCTTGTCGGAAAATCCCGAATACCTCCGACAGGACAGACTGCGATGTATGTATTAGAGAGACTGGTGCTGCGCAAACAGAGAATGAAGGACCGTCAAAACCACACAG ACAAGATTTTCTCCAACCGACGAAGGTTCAACATCAAAGTGACGGTCCACTGCTTTAG
- the LOC112554883 gene encoding uncharacterized protein LOC112554883 isoform X2: MAHPCATPVDDSGPTRMPWSSDYHTPAHIPMGGNQSPPIISTTSTSLSGSSCDYGSEEGSSSTSGSCSPNVTVTGQAYVLNTDVVVVANQAFICKHRRKTSDKPRKECDTTTDGVESRDTAEIDDDPTEQTIGPTDGSAIQGDEIREDNQQKPIYVIQTPPREILQPDIEIGHHQPEIKNAGCGKHKASVVLVILVLCMAAAIAGVIASQLKDLVKTYRTSGLVSVSVDDSFHPLMAEKNSTEFNAFSQKFCDSVGTMLAGSDNTSVVACTVQSLSKGSIVTGFSLELQTTFNTSSDWLKDLLQNSGLHDGEFTHWLNLRVKMSSINVSSLESKLSDSKVPGTYPSKVECTQPFLPLPYTYPHFCGEYQACTSTGVKYLRCPEDFEFSYDSSAEDTVCYRRSENTYCGQRRREERVSTTATAATTTDTKPLTDTTSVASSTTTLVESTVTKDTTATSLPCSEILGNKNLSELFHCPSTGYVFIPRPDTFPDHCNSYVWCVDGVTYNSSHIGCGAGAHYTTMEDGPCYPAGHPNTFCQVVRRCRDLLTQIKGYMTPSTTFTDISKSPG, encoded by the exons aTGGCACACCCCTGTGCAACACCCGTCGACGACTCGGGCCCAACG AGGATGCCTTGGTCGAGCGACTATCACACACCGGCCCACATACCCATGGGAGGAAACCAGTCGCCTCCCATCATCTCTACCACAAGTACAAGCCTCTCTGGGTCCTCGTGTGACTATG GGTCAGAAGAGGGCAGCTCATCAACGTCTGGGTCATGTTCACCCAATGTGACAGTCACAGGACAGGCATATGTACTTAACACAGACGTCGTCGTAGTAGCTAACCAAGCATTTATTTGCAAACACAGACGGAAAACCTCTGATAAGCCTCGAAAAGAATGTGATACAACGACTGACGGGGTGGAAAGCAGAGACACTGCAGAGATTGATGATGACCCTACTGAGCAAACTATAGGACCCACAGACGG AAGTGCCATTCAAGGTGACGAGATAAGAGAGGACAATCAACAAAAACCAATTTATGTGATCCAAACTCCTCCAAGGGAGATCTTGCAACCGGACATAGAGATCGGCCATCACCagcctgaaataaaaaatgctgGATGTGGCAAACACAAGGCATCAGTTGTGTTGGTGATCCTGGTACTGTGCATGGCAGCTGCCATTGCAGGCGTCATTGCCTCGCAGTTGAAAG ATCTTGTAAAGACATATCGGACCTCAG GTCTGGTTTCAGTGTCTGTGGATGACTCTTTTCATCCTTTGATGGCTGAAAAGAATTCTACAGAATTCAACGCCTTTAGCCAAAAGTTTTGCGATAGC GTTGGTACAATGTTAGCTGGGAGTGACAACACCAGTGTTGTAGCCTGTACCGTACAGTCTCTAAG TAAAGGAAGCATCGTGACCGGTTTTTCTTTGGAACTGCAAACCACTTTTAATACCAGCAGTGACTGGCTGAAGGACTTGTTGCAGAACTCTGGGCTCCATGATGGAGAATTCACTCACTGGTTAAATCTTCGAGTAAAAATGTCTTCGATTAACGTTTCCTCCCTAGAGTCCAAACTATCAG ATTCGAAAGTTCCGGGTACCTATCCTTCAAAAGTGGAGTGTACTCAACCATTTCTGCCTTTGCCTTACACCTACCCACATTTTTGCGGAGAATATCAGGCTTGCACTTCTACGGGAGTAAAATACCTCCGATGCCCCGAGGACTTTGAGTTTTCTTACGATTCGTCAGCAGAGGACACAGTGTGCTACAGACGGTCAGAAAACACTTATTGTGGTCAGCGAAGGAGAGAGGAGCGAGTGTCAACTACGGCGACAGCTGCAACAACTACAGACACGAAACCTTTGACTGACACGACGTCTGTAGCATCCTCAACGACCACCCTAGTCGAGTCAACGGTTACTAAGGACACAACAGCCACATCTCTTCCATGTTCAGAGATCTTAGGGAACAAAA ATCTTTCCGAGTTATTTCATTGTCCATCAACCGGGTACGTGTTCATCCCACGACCTGACACCTTCCCTGACCACTGCAACAGTTACGTCTGGTGCGTTGATGGGGTGACATACAACAGCAGCCACATCGGGTGCGGCGCCGGTGCACATTACACCACAATGGAGGACGGCCCTTGCTACCCTGCGGGGCACCCAAACACATTCTGTCAGGTGGTGCGCAGATGCCGAGATCTTCTGACACAGATTAAAGGATACATGACACCTTCTACAACATTTACAG ATATATCAAAAAGTCCTGGATAG
- the LOC112554883 gene encoding uncharacterized protein LOC112554883 isoform X1, whose product MAHPCATPVDDSGPTAGCLQRMPWSSDYHTPAHIPMGGNQSPPIISTTSTSLSGSSCDYGSEEGSSSTSGSCSPNVTVTGQAYVLNTDVVVVANQAFICKHRRKTSDKPRKECDTTTDGVESRDTAEIDDDPTEQTIGPTDGSAIQGDEIREDNQQKPIYVIQTPPREILQPDIEIGHHQPEIKNAGCGKHKASVVLVILVLCMAAAIAGVIASQLKDLVKTYRTSGLVSVSVDDSFHPLMAEKNSTEFNAFSQKFCDSVGTMLAGSDNTSVVACTVQSLSKGSIVTGFSLELQTTFNTSSDWLKDLLQNSGLHDGEFTHWLNLRVKMSSINVSSLESKLSDSKVPGTYPSKVECTQPFLPLPYTYPHFCGEYQACTSTGVKYLRCPEDFEFSYDSSAEDTVCYRRSENTYCGQRRREERVSTTATAATTTDTKPLTDTTSVASSTTTLVESTVTKDTTATSLPCSEILGNKNLSELFHCPSTGYVFIPRPDTFPDHCNSYVWCVDGVTYNSSHIGCGAGAHYTTMEDGPCYPAGHPNTFCQVVRRCRDLLTQIKGYMTPSTTFTDISKSPG is encoded by the exons aTGGCACACCCCTGTGCAACACCCGTCGACGACTCGGGCCCAACG gCTGGCTGTCTGCAGAGGATGCCTTGGTCGAGCGACTATCACACACCGGCCCACATACCCATGGGAGGAAACCAGTCGCCTCCCATCATCTCTACCACAAGTACAAGCCTCTCTGGGTCCTCGTGTGACTATG GGTCAGAAGAGGGCAGCTCATCAACGTCTGGGTCATGTTCACCCAATGTGACAGTCACAGGACAGGCATATGTACTTAACACAGACGTCGTCGTAGTAGCTAACCAAGCATTTATTTGCAAACACAGACGGAAAACCTCTGATAAGCCTCGAAAAGAATGTGATACAACGACTGACGGGGTGGAAAGCAGAGACACTGCAGAGATTGATGATGACCCTACTGAGCAAACTATAGGACCCACAGACGG AAGTGCCATTCAAGGTGACGAGATAAGAGAGGACAATCAACAAAAACCAATTTATGTGATCCAAACTCCTCCAAGGGAGATCTTGCAACCGGACATAGAGATCGGCCATCACCagcctgaaataaaaaatgctgGATGTGGCAAACACAAGGCATCAGTTGTGTTGGTGATCCTGGTACTGTGCATGGCAGCTGCCATTGCAGGCGTCATTGCCTCGCAGTTGAAAG ATCTTGTAAAGACATATCGGACCTCAG GTCTGGTTTCAGTGTCTGTGGATGACTCTTTTCATCCTTTGATGGCTGAAAAGAATTCTACAGAATTCAACGCCTTTAGCCAAAAGTTTTGCGATAGC GTTGGTACAATGTTAGCTGGGAGTGACAACACCAGTGTTGTAGCCTGTACCGTACAGTCTCTAAG TAAAGGAAGCATCGTGACCGGTTTTTCTTTGGAACTGCAAACCACTTTTAATACCAGCAGTGACTGGCTGAAGGACTTGTTGCAGAACTCTGGGCTCCATGATGGAGAATTCACTCACTGGTTAAATCTTCGAGTAAAAATGTCTTCGATTAACGTTTCCTCCCTAGAGTCCAAACTATCAG ATTCGAAAGTTCCGGGTACCTATCCTTCAAAAGTGGAGTGTACTCAACCATTTCTGCCTTTGCCTTACACCTACCCACATTTTTGCGGAGAATATCAGGCTTGCACTTCTACGGGAGTAAAATACCTCCGATGCCCCGAGGACTTTGAGTTTTCTTACGATTCGTCAGCAGAGGACACAGTGTGCTACAGACGGTCAGAAAACACTTATTGTGGTCAGCGAAGGAGAGAGGAGCGAGTGTCAACTACGGCGACAGCTGCAACAACTACAGACACGAAACCTTTGACTGACACGACGTCTGTAGCATCCTCAACGACCACCCTAGTCGAGTCAACGGTTACTAAGGACACAACAGCCACATCTCTTCCATGTTCAGAGATCTTAGGGAACAAAA ATCTTTCCGAGTTATTTCATTGTCCATCAACCGGGTACGTGTTCATCCCACGACCTGACACCTTCCCTGACCACTGCAACAGTTACGTCTGGTGCGTTGATGGGGTGACATACAACAGCAGCCACATCGGGTGCGGCGCCGGTGCACATTACACCACAATGGAGGACGGCCCTTGCTACCCTGCGGGGCACCCAAACACATTCTGTCAGGTGGTGCGCAGATGCCGAGATCTTCTGACACAGATTAAAGGATACATGACACCTTCTACAACATTTACAG ATATATCAAAAAGTCCTGGATAG